One window of Flavobacterium dauae genomic DNA carries:
- a CDS encoding cysteine desulfurase family protein, with the protein MNQIYLDNAATTSVRPEVVEEMVKILTNDFGNPSSTYSIGRHTKALIESARKNIAKQFNVTASEIIFTSCGTEGNNWIIRSSVRDLGVKRIITTRMEHHCTLYSIKEMEKEYGTKIDYLNILPNSEIDYNQLEELLKDEQPTLISLMHVNNEVGTILDLKRVAALAQQYNALFHSDTVQSVGKIEIPLDEIPVDFIVASAHKFHGPKGAGFVFIRKKNVLKPLIVGGEQEKGMRAGTEAPHQVVGMAKALELSYQDLNKDRKIITELRDYCKAQLENTFEGVQFNGNGSTFYNVLNIRLPFSPEKAAMMLFQLDMKGIAVSRGSACQSGSQKPSHVLAEFLNEDEIKKPSLRLSFGHENTKTEIDYLIDVLKAI; encoded by the coding sequence TTTGGTAATCCCTCATCAACTTATTCAATCGGACGTCATACAAAAGCATTAATCGAATCTGCCCGCAAAAACATTGCAAAACAATTTAATGTTACGGCTAGCGAAATCATTTTTACGTCGTGCGGAACAGAAGGAAACAACTGGATTATTCGTTCATCAGTTCGCGATTTGGGTGTAAAACGAATCATCACTACCCGTATGGAACACCATTGTACGCTGTATTCTATCAAAGAAATGGAAAAAGAATACGGTACAAAAATTGATTATTTGAACATTTTGCCAAACAGCGAAATTGATTACAATCAGTTAGAAGAATTACTGAAAGACGAGCAGCCAACTTTAATCAGTTTAATGCACGTAAACAATGAAGTGGGAACGATATTAGATTTAAAACGTGTTGCCGCGTTGGCACAGCAATACAATGCTTTGTTTCATTCAGACACCGTACAATCTGTCGGAAAAATTGAAATTCCTTTAGACGAAATTCCAGTTGATTTTATTGTAGCTTCGGCACATAAATTTCACGGACCAAAAGGAGCCGGTTTTGTGTTCATTCGCAAAAAAAATGTGTTGAAACCATTAATTGTTGGTGGCGAACAAGAAAAAGGAATGCGTGCCGGAACCGAAGCTCCACACCAAGTGGTTGGTATGGCAAAAGCATTGGAGTTATCGTATCAGGATTTAAACAAAGACCGCAAAATAATTACCGAATTACGCGATTATTGCAAAGCACAATTAGAAAATACGTTTGAAGGCGTTCAATTCAACGGAAACGGAAGTACTTTTTACAACGTTCTAAATATTCGTTTGCCATTTTCACCCGAAAAAGCTGCAATGATGCTGTTTCAGTTAGATATGAAAGGAATTGCAGTTTCGCGCGGAAGTGCCTGTCAATCGGGAAGTCAAAAACCTTCACACGTTTTAGCGGAGTTTTTAAATGAAGACGAAATTAAAAAACCAAGCTTAAGATTATCATTTGGGCACGAAAATACCAAAACAGAAATCGATTATTTAATTGATGTATTAAAAGCGATATAA